CAACTCCTGCCATTAATACGAAGGTTCGGTATCTCCATCGGGAACAGAATCAACTCCCGATGGCACACTTTGATATGAATTGCTGAATGCAGCAACATTGCCAGGACGTGTGAATACAATCTGCATTAGAGATGGAAAGCCAAATATTTCTTAGTTCTAGCTCTCAAGTATATAAGCTCCAGAATATATTTCAAGGTACCAAGTCCATGATTAGGAAGTATACAACTAATAATAGCAATGAGGATGTGTGTGGTCGCACGAGGGAATATCATAAAGTTTATTCCCAGTTGAATGCGCCCGTATAACTTCGCAACCATCAACGTTTGCATGTTTCGTAATTAATGCATCCTATGATTTTCTTTTGTCAATTTCCTGctttttgttataaattataattaagctGATGCAGTTAAACTGTGCCTTTGTGGTCCATTTTCAGCCATTCTAGATACTTCTGATTTCTGAGCACACCGAAAACAGCACTTTTCGTGAAACAGACTTGCAAACATTTATGATGTATGTGTCCATCCATCTGTTGTTTTTGTAAAGAAACATTACAATTTACCTGATAATCTCCTAGTGTACGCGACTTAAAACCAGCTGCgcaatattcaaaataatattcccACGTCCTTATAAATTTTTCGTCAAAGCCGAGAGCAACGATTTTGCTGCAAAACGAAACAAGCATTAGCGCCCTCAGCGTCAAAATACAACACCTTGCTATTCCCAAATCATGATTAGATCAATCTTTTTTGAGACGAGGCACGAGAATTACTGtacaaattctttttcttaCCTCTGgttttccattaattttttcCTCCAGCATTGGAGTGTTTGGTAGTAATGATTCCCTATGTTCTCCAGGTGCTCCACACTGCATTTACcgaatttcttttacttttagagagagaaatacaAAAAGTACAAGAAGTGATTACTAAGCAATAAAAACTTTACCTGAGTCTGGATGCAGAAGCCATGGCTGATGTTATCCTGCTTAATGAAGGTATGCATGCACCGGGAAAAATATATTCCTTTATAAAGTCTGAGCTTTTCTTGTGCTCATCATAACGTTCATCTGGCATCGATGAGAACTAAGAAAAATCAACAGGCTTTAATCGTTAGCAATCATGTGTTGAAAATTGTCGCAAACTTCGGCAAATCAAATTAGAAAACAGAGGAGAGGAGGTACATCCCTTTCCTATAAAGAGATGCTAATGAAGTGTAGTTCAAGATCCACATATAGATATTATTACCAAAGGAGAGATTTCTCTACATATAAACAGTTAGAGTCGGCGTTTGAAAAAGGGGAAGTGCATGGGAGTCCTTAACCCGCAGCAGATAGGGAAAACTTAATATATAGCATGCAGCGCTTCCCTTGGGGCTTTCTCTTTGGATGCATTGCAGTATATAGATATCATGAGTAAAGTTGTAGCGCCTAAGGGTGAGCTTTCATGCAAGTGGGGTTTGGTCCCAAGTAATGCTTTTGCCTAAGGGGGAGCTTTTTCGAAAAGCTAGTGTAGATTCTGAGGCTCACGATGTATTGGTATTTACTGATTATGGCTTGATCGCCTCATCTTTTTGACAGAAGAAATTTTCCCTGATCATCTCCACAGAGAGGTTTGTGTCAAATTATGCAAGCAGTCTCCTAGTGTGATCTTCTTACTTTGTATGTTCTTGACATTGAATATGTTGTCCATAGCTATTGGTTATGTAGTTGTATGCTTCGAATATCACTTCACTTCCACTTGGGAGACAATGTGATCAGAAGTAGTCTCCTAGCAGGAGTGTTTCTTTGAAGAGCTACTTCTTAGATTTTGGTGCATTGAGTATATTGGTGGCTAGGATTTCACGTGTATCTATCACTACTACTGTACTAGATCTTTTCTTTGTGATAATTCACTAACTTTAAAGAGTGTCCATTGGCATAACACAATGTATTTAACAGGGCTAAATCACCAAGGCATTTGCAACCAACCATGGCATTAGTATCAAACTGTAAAAGACATGACACCGTCATTTACTCCAGCCCACCGCCCCGCCCCCCCACAAAGTTCATTACCTGCAGAACAAGAATCCCGTCTTCGGATAACAATGACTCACAGCAACCAAAAAACTCTTCCATAAATTCATGGCCAACATGTTCTATCATCTCGCTGAAAAATTGTATCAAGAATCACGGTTTTGTTAGCATCATCACAGTCAGATTCTACGAATTGGTAGTTAAAGAACTCACCAAGATATAATTCTGTCATATTTGTAGGTATCAGGCACCTGGCGATAATCGCAAAGAAGAAGTCTAATATGGTCCTGAGAGAAGAGTTGATTGAGATAATGCCATTTCATAAGATAACATTCGAGTCACCAAATGTTCTAATGCTGAGAAGAACCACATGATCATTAGATGcaaattgaaactgaaatgcaGTTGAAGATGGGAACTTTTTTATGCTTTGTATATATAATCTGAAGCTTCTTAAGTAATTTTTCAAGACTTCTTTAACATCTTATTACAATTGCACCTTTGAACTACCACCCCTCTTTTGCAATGTGGACCCCgaactataaaattcagaaaatcaCCTGAAGGCCAgcatttttcactttcttttccgCATATTTTAGTTGCGCTTCAGATAGAGTGATGCCTGTGTATTTGCACCAGGTCTGTTTGACAACTTCAATAGCAAAGCTTCCCCAACCACACCCAATATCAAGAACTCGACGCTTCTTATCAATTCTTGCCTTGTTATTGGAAAGTAAAAATGAAAGTAATGCAACTTAGAGCAAGGGGAACTGTAAGAATCGGAGATGATCCAACAGATCAAAAGACTCACCTTTTCAATCAAAATAGAGATTTTTCTCAGCTGTGCAACTTTCAAGTCTTCATCTTCCTtctaagaaatattttagaacaTATGAATTTAAGTTAAAGCTAAAGCTTGGATGGAAGAATTAagttaatgcattttttttatcactaaatCATCAAAACGGTTCTGATCCTGACCTTAAATACAGCAGACGAGTATGTCATTGTTTCATCCAAGAACAGAGCAAACAATTCATTACTCTAGAAACATAGCAAAGGACGAGCTATAAGTTTTTATTTGTCAATAATATCATGCAGTAACTGCTGATTAGAGGATGAAATATGGAAGTATCCGTATTAGCAAATAACTAAGAACCTTATCAGCTAATTCCTCACTAACTCTTGTTATacatacatattttattttcagatttgtGGGAATCCTTCCTCATTTTCTCGGCAAACTAAAACAGTTCTTACATTTGAATGATCAAACGCCACTCCACAATGATCTATCTGTTGTACACAAACACATGTTCACACAAATACGTGTTCAATCCATAATTTTCCTGACCATGGCTATTAGGTTGCCATTAATCGTCCTTCTGGATTTATCCAATGACATCAAATAAAAACATGGAATTTAGAggtaaataatatatttataccagGTCGTAATGGCGAGAGATGTTCCTGCGAGCATGTGTAAGAGTATTTTGccttaaaaaatgattgagaaagTCTTTTGCAGATGCTATGCCTGCTGTGAATATCAATGAAGTCCACCAGCCCCTAAAGCCAACAAAAGATCATGAATGCTCAAACTAGTAGTGCAATTGAGGAGATCATGAGTAATTATCATGATATAACCATCCAAGCTTCCAACAAAGTCTGCCAGTTGCAACATATATACCTGCTTGTCTTATTCGATTTTATGGCAGAGGAATTTGCATCTCTACTGGCAATAATAATCTGCAAAACAAAATTGACAAGACAAAATGTCAAAGAAGTAAACagtaacagaaaaaaaaataagtacttGGTGGTATCAGGCTTGGATCGGAGCATTCCTTTTTTCCGATTGCTCTCCTACTCAGATCAAATTGTCTTACCATAAAAAGATTTAGAAtgttaagaggtggcttgaattcagattgaacagtacatgtgtcgtaggttcgctcgagcggaggttcactcagctcgagcgaagtcagacagagagtttcgctcgacattcgctcgacactcagttCGAGCGAatttcagacagagagctttgCTCAAgcatcgctcgacattcagctcgagcaatatgaagacagagagcttcgctcaagcatTGCTTGTATGTTGGCTTAAGCGAAGTATGCAAAACCTACGCTCGCTCGACACttgctcgacgttcgctcgagccaatgttcatagaagtgaattctcacttttcctataaatatcaaacggcgcctcctCTTTGTTAAACACTTCAGAAATCACTTTTATCTAgtgttttagtgttttcttgagagagaagtttagagtgagtttgagagataacttccttgtgaagttttgttgtattcatctgtactccatctttgttgatagtgaaatctctGATACCGACCCAACCAGTGGATGTAGACTCACTTTGAGTCGAACTacttaaatcttggtgttctttctgtgtgattgtcatcaatttcttttgtttattttcgcTACTATACTTTGAGTTAGTCTTAGATCTACaattattcccaacaaactggtatcagagcttggctcagggtgatttggagggatggctatggctaagttcgaagtggagaaatttgacggtcagaacagtttcagtttatggcgcatcaagatgaaggctttactgcgacaatagggcttgtcaaaagtattagaagtgtcGGTATCTGAcgattctccggctccttcgaaagaagaagaagaaaaggtacacatgtgacgccccgactcccacgtacaaaaaataagggaatcgtgacgtcaggatggtgacaacacggtcacgcatcccaacgaaatgtgctcgagtgtgtgcaacatgcaaaggtgcacaataaaagtcgcagcggataatataaataagtcaactaagtaacagaaatttaaatacaaatattcaacacaatttatctttaaaaaattatacagtcatcccaaatataatacaaaaggtaaatacataaattgataaaaacataactcactaagcaggagcaatcccagatcactcctccaacggagccaagctaaggctcgtcatcatcatctgcatcaaaatctgcgataccataaaatggtaccacatgtaagtataaaccaaacaactctcgggataaaaatacattaatgcaaccaacaatatacaaaatacatttagccataaaataccaatttttttcagaaaaatgattatttccaacacacgccaaaaatcccattttggcccaaaatatccgtaaaacattctcccataaaatgattcacacaaacaacccatttatcggacactgtaggcgggaatcgcaggcgggactctaccaccgtccctgcttaccaccatccctaccgcgtgcaccgtaggcgggaatcacaggcgggacacaaccaccatccctgcttaccaccatccctatcgcgtgcaccgtaggcgggaatcgcaggcgggactctaccaccatccctgtttaccaccatccctacagttcctttacacatacttaacagagcactgtaggcgggaatcacaggcgggacacaaccaccatccctgcttaccaccatccctacagtctcttttccttttactcacatgagaatccaattccaataaactcatgaacatgtatgcaatcatgcgcaaacccagttttctttacaaacatgatcatgcatgcaatatgcgatgtacatgaacaagccataaccaacaaccaacaaccacaattcacaatgcaaacaaacacacaactccgtccacaatccatccgacccccgaaactcctcggactcagtccggcaaaacaaaccaattcacagataatatgtgttaatgcaaaaatatatttaaatcacgaaagttctttaaggaaaatacttacagtgcaatataacaatttccgaaggatcacgaagttgaaaaatgcgacgtttgagcaacaccacagtgtaaaatacattgtggccgtgggtcacaaataccaactttcaaacggaggcaaacgaagacacaagattgatagggtagggcctagggaggtcgatgaagccaatggtggtggtggtttgccgtgggtggcggcgaaatgggcggtagaagaccaaaatgcccaaatcggaaatgtagatggtggagcttcactggtggcggatcggaggtggggttgggtccaatgggttgccaagaggtcggggatgaagtggtaggaagatggtggccgaaggtggcgcgacggcggcgctggaacgaaaggtggccgcggctttgaagggctattggtggttaacggcggtgcgaatggaggtgagattggtggggtgaggtcgccggcggcaggggaacacaatagggtgggcggtgaaggccaccgctggctcacagcggcgctggcgtgaaagtggcccgcggcttcgtggggtgcgtgcgggctaccggcgatgaggtaggggctgggatttggggggtgaggtcgccggagggagggggagctggtcggccgggcggtgtcgcacacggcggcgcgacggcgcgacggcggcgggctaggtgaaggtgacggacggaagagagagggagagagctggttcgcgcgcacgggggaggggaaaaataaagaagaaaaaagaaaagaaagaaaagaaaaggaaagaaagaaaaatggagggaaaagaaatgaggtccaatcctcataacttgggtcacaaaaatgatccaacggaaacgattttaaaaccacaagttaaataaaataatttaaacgtaatggtaaagtcaaattgaaataattaaatcccacggtaattaatttaaatattaaaagcaatttaaatgcataacaataaataaatattaagaaagcacataaaaataattttcaccaaattaaaatcatagaaataaactctctaaaaatccaaccaattttaaaataagaggataaatttttgaacaataaaaaaaaataatccttcagtaaaaatacactaaaatacggggtgttacaacacagtactattcttttgtcactatctgatggagttttaagagaggttgctgacgaggagactgcaactggtctctggtcggcactAGAGAATCtatacatgaagagatctctcaccaaccggttgtatttgaaacaacggttatacactctcaaaatgaaggaaggtactcttatttctgaacacctagatgaatttaataaaatcattatggatctgaggaacatagatattaagcttgaagaagaagatcaagcgttaattattttatgttcattacccacatcttttgagaactttgtgaattccatgttgtatggtagaaattcaatttccttggtagatgtaaagtctgctttgaattctaaggagttgaggaataaattgagtgtgaagaacactaatgaacaagctagtggcttgtttgttaaggggtcctcaagcaggggtagatcgaatgacaggggttcagagaagaataaggagaaatccaggggcagttcacaaacaacgtttagtaagaaaaacgtcaaatgtcattactgccataagtttggtcactacaagaatgagtgtccaaaattgaaaaacagagaggacgacactagttcatctaatgccgttagtgttgctgatgataggtctaaggacctagatcttgttctagcaattagCGACTCAAgtagtcgctttagtgacaagtgggtcatggactcagcttgcactttccatatgtgtcccaagagggactggttcactaactatgaatcggtcaacggaGGCTCCGTTTTGTTAAggaatgatatgggttgtaGAATTGCTGGAATTAGTTCAGtcagaattaagatgtttgatggaattgtccggacattgtctaatgttcgacacattccagagttgaaaaagaatcttatttctttgggtactcttgattctctggactacaagtacactggtgaaggtggagatatcagagtcagtaagggctctatggttgtgatgaaaggagataagacaaatggtctttatttccttcagggctctacagtgacaggtgcagctgcagtgtcagtttcagatgatccagattcagatgtcacccatttgtggcatatgcgtttgggtcatatgagtgagaAGGGGATGTCAATTTTGAATAAGCAGGGTTTGctatgtaatcagaagataaggaaactggatttctgtgaacactgtgtgtttggaaaacagtgcagggttcaattctctacaggggttcacagaaccaaaagttctatggactatattcattctgatctttggggcccatcttccgtcccgtcaaaaggtggagctcagtatttgcttacgttcattgatgatttctcacggaAGGTTTGAGTTTACTTTCTGAAGCAGAAAAGTTATGCATTTgttaacttcaaacagtggaaaattttgattgaaaatcagacgggcaagaaaatcaagcgacttcgcactgacaataGTATGGAGTtttgcggaggtgagtttgatgaattctgtagaaatgagggtattgccagacatcgtacagttagacatactccacagcaaaatggggtagctgaacggatgaacaggactctcttggagagagctcgcagcatgctttctaatgcaggcttggctaaggatttctgggctgaagcaatcaacGCAGCCTGCTTCTTGGTCAATCGTTCTCCAGCCACaacgattggtttgaagactccgaatgaggtatggtctgatactcctgctaattattcaaatttgaaagtttttggttgtcctgcatatttccatgttaatgatggaaaacttgagccaataGCTAAGAAGagcatattcattgggtatgccagtggggtgaagggattcaggttgtggtgtactgatcctaaatcacccaagtttgtgatcagtagggatgtcacttttgatgaaaaatccatgcttagTCCGAGAAAGGAGATTActgagtctacaggacaagaacaggatgttagaaagcaggtggagtttcaggtggaagcaccacaagggctgcccattggcgcccaagatcatgctattgtagatgagcatgattctgattcgagtagcggcgcacaaggtgagcaagactacaatatagcgactggtagacagaggaggcagattagaccacctcagagatatgctcatgcagatatggtgatATATGCTCTTACTACAGCAGATAATTCTCCCTCTGGAAATTTTCTTCTCACTAATCTTCTTCATGTCCCATTAATTTCTCGCAATCTACTTTCTGTTAGACAGTTTTGTCTTGATAACAAAGTTTTCTTTAAGTTTCACTCTGActtttttcttgtgaaggattccCATTCCCAGGCGGTGCTTCTTCGAGGACCAGTTGAGAACGGACTCTACACTCTACCTTCCACACTTGCTTCACCTGCTTCCAGATCATTCTCTCCTCAAGCTCATCTCGGCACACGAACCTTTCCATTGCTTTGGTACCAGCAATTAGGACACTCATCATCCCGCATCACTCAACTGACTCTCCAACGATTTCATCTCCCTACTACATCTCGTTTAGCAATTCCTCCATGTTCAACATGTTTTCAGGCCAAGGCTCATGCCCTTCCCCATCCCTTATTCCCCTCATGGTCCACTGGGCCttttaaacttctttttttagaTGTTTGGGGCCCTGCCTCTGTTTTGTCTACTAAGGGTTGTCGCTATTATATTTCAATATTAGATGACTTCTCTAAGTATCTTTTGGCTATTTCCCATAAATGTTAAATCGGATGTTTCTATGATTGTCATTGCCTTTCTTCAGTTTGTCCATAATTCCTTCTCGTGTAATGTTACCTCTGTACAAATTGATGGAGATGGGGAATTTCACCCTCTTcgtcttatttttcaaaaaaatagaattactcACCGTCTTACTTGTACTCATTCCCACCCTCAAAATGGAAGTATTGAGAGACGACATAGACATATTGTCGAAACCGGattatctcttctctctcatGCTTCCATGCCTCTTAAATATTGGACTGAGTCCTTTTTAACCGccacatatttaattaatcgtATGCCAACTCCTGtcctaaaaataaatctccttttgaaattcTCATGGGCCATGCCCCTGATTATTCTTTTCTTCGGGTTTTTGGTTTCGCTTGTTGGCCCAACTTAAGACCTTTTAATCGACACAAATTGGACTTCCACTCTCAAATGTGTGTTTTC
Above is a genomic segment from Juglans microcarpa x Juglans regia isolate MS1-56 chromosome 1D, Jm3101_v1.0, whole genome shotgun sequence containing:
- the LOC121235448 gene encoding cyclopropane mycolic acid synthase 1-like isoform X5, translating into MAAAHDSLPSESGALLSKPKQVLVRPSMMEAGARLFVTRFLQTYVSSGCLTLLEEDGTTFYFQGERRNCSLKIVLKVHSPQFYWKVMTRADLGLADAYIDGDISFTDKNEGLLNLFMILIDSRESNSSVSRSKSRRGWWTPLLFTAGIASAKYFFKHLLRQNTLTQGRRNISRHYDLSNELFALFLDETMTYSSAVFKKEDEDLKVAQLRKISILIEKARIDKKRRVLDIGCGWGSFAIEVVKQTWCKYTGITLSEAQLKYAEKKVKNAGLQDHIRLLLCDYRQVPDTYKYDRIISCEMIEHVGHEFMEEFFGCCESLLSEDGILVLQFSSMPDERYDEHKKSSDFIKEYIFPGACIPSLSRITSAMASASRLSVEHLENIGNHYYQTLQCWRKKLMENQSKIVALGFDEKFIRTWEYYFEYCAAGFKSRTLGDYQIVFTRPGNVAAFSNSYQSVPSGVDSVPDGDTEPSY